The Linepithema humile isolate Giens D197 chromosome 7, Lhum_UNIL_v1.0, whole genome shotgun sequence genome has a window encoding:
- the LOC137001253 gene encoding putative nuclease HARBI1, with protein sequence MDEFYNVSGLRGVIGAIDETLIEINKPIENGDDYICRKGYSAINLQGVCTHKLLFTSVLVGHAGSVHDARVLRNSQISDYMEQPDIYFPNESYLVGDAAYPIHLNLMVPFKNNGYLTRKQVHFNYCQSAARIAIERAFGVLKTRWRRIFDRLSLVDVKRIPEYIIATCVLHNICILHNDLMNEIENINNQPCPARVQNVQNANIEAAKAKRNAIMNNLEMRF encoded by the exons ATGgatgaattttataatgtaagtgGATTACGTGGTGTTATTGGAGCTATTGACGAAACCCTTATTGAAATCAATAAGCCCATAGAAAATGGTGATGATTACATATGCCGCAAAGGATATTCCGCTATTAATCTTCAG GGAGTTTGCActcacaaattattatttacaagtGTATTAGTAGGCCATGCTGGGAGTGTACATGATGCTAGGGTATTGCGTAATTCACAAATAAGTGATTACATGGAACAACCAGATATCTACTTTCCTAATGAAAGTTATCTTGTGGGAGACGCTGCATATCctattcatttaaatttaatggtACCATTTAAAAACAATGGTTATCTTACAAGAAAACaagtacattttaattattgtcagTCGGCAGCTCGCATAGCAATTGAAAGAGCGTTTGGAGTATTAAAAACAAGATGGAGAAGAATATTTGATAGATTATCTCTGGTAGACGTAAAAAGAATTCCTGAGTATATAATTGCTACTTGTGTATTGcacaatatttgcattttacataatgatttaatgaatgaaatagaaaatataaataatcaaccTTGCCCTGCACGAGtacaaaatgtgcaaaatgcaaatattgagGCTGCTAAAGCAAAACGTAACgcaataatgaataatttagaaatgcgattttaa